A part of Streptomyces sp. NBC_01497 genomic DNA contains:
- a CDS encoding winged helix-turn-helix transcriptional regulator, with amino-acid sequence MPKVLGKDSTCSIARSLGVVGDSWTLLIIREALVAGSTRFQEFRDALGVAPNVLTTRLASLVDEGLMTRTTYREQGARTREQYVLTDAGRSLSSVMAALAEWGRSHRPRPDGTSPQFMTADSGATAQLAFVGADGEKLPPEGLVAVRTPDVPPAD; translated from the coding sequence ATGCCCAAGGTGCTCGGTAAGGATTCGACCTGCTCCATCGCCCGCAGCCTCGGAGTGGTCGGCGACAGCTGGACGTTGCTGATCATCCGGGAGGCGCTGGTGGCAGGGTCCACACGTTTCCAGGAATTCAGAGACGCCTTGGGCGTCGCCCCGAATGTGCTGACCACACGGCTGGCGAGTCTGGTCGACGAAGGCCTCATGACCCGCACCACATACCGCGAGCAAGGGGCCAGGACGCGCGAGCAGTACGTCCTGACGGATGCCGGCCGGAGCCTGAGTTCCGTCATGGCGGCACTGGCCGAGTGGGGTCGCTCCCACCGCCCCAGGCCGGACGGCACGTCTCCCCAATTCATGACCGCGGACTCCGGAGCGACGGCCCAGCTGGCATTCGTCGGTGCTGACGGTGAGAAACTGCCGCCGGAGGGGCTGGTCGCCGTGCGCACCCCCGACGTCCCCCCGGCGGACTGA
- a CDS encoding aminoglycoside phosphotransferase family protein: protein MIESEIEISEDLVRDLLRDQHPDLAALPIREVAGGWGNQMWRLGDELAVRMQRMDTSPDLQLKERRWLPTLAPRLPLPIPVPVRDGAPSERFPKIWTVMTWVEGTPMDHESVTRSEHAADILASFLRALHVEAPAEAPDASDLGAHPRECTEGFENFLRAVDLGRFAEDDIRAVWDDAAAAPGWDGPRVWVHGDLHPANVVTAGGTLAGVIDFGAVFAGDPACDLAAAWLLLPAGGASRFFDSYAQADQAAVRRARGLAAMKSLFLMLMGQNGDRGLPGGKPNWGPAGRSALDRVLKGL from the coding sequence ATGATCGAATCCGAGATTGAGATCAGCGAGGATCTGGTCCGCGACCTGCTGCGGGACCAGCATCCGGACTTGGCCGCGCTGCCCATCCGCGAGGTGGCGGGCGGCTGGGGCAACCAGATGTGGCGCCTCGGGGACGAGTTGGCGGTCCGGATGCAGCGCATGGACACCAGCCCGGATCTGCAGCTCAAAGAGCGCCGGTGGCTGCCGACGCTGGCCCCGCGTCTGCCGCTGCCGATCCCGGTCCCCGTGCGGGACGGTGCGCCGTCCGAGCGCTTCCCCAAGATCTGGACCGTCATGACATGGGTCGAGGGCACGCCGATGGACCACGAATCGGTCACCCGCAGCGAGCATGCGGCCGACATCCTGGCGTCCTTCCTCAGGGCCCTTCATGTGGAGGCGCCCGCCGAGGCGCCGGACGCCTCGGACCTCGGCGCTCACCCCAGGGAGTGCACGGAGGGCTTCGAGAACTTCCTTCGCGCCGTGGACCTCGGCCGCTTCGCCGAGGACGACATCCGGGCCGTGTGGGACGACGCGGCCGCTGCTCCCGGGTGGGACGGTCCGCGGGTGTGGGTGCACGGCGACCTGCATCCCGCGAACGTCGTCACAGCGGGCGGGACGTTGGCGGGCGTCATCGACTTCGGCGCGGTCTTCGCCGGCGACCCGGCCTGTGACCTTGCGGCCGCCTGGCTGCTGCTCCCCGCGGGCGGCGCCTCACGGTTCTTCGACAGCTATGCGCAGGCGGACCAGGCGGCGGTCCGACGGGCACGTGGGCTGGCCGCAATGAAGAGCCTGTTCCTGATGCTGATGGGCCAGAACGGGGACCGCGGCCTGCCCGGCGGCAAGCCGAACTGGGGACCCGCAGGCCGGTCGGCGCTTGATCGCGTCCTGAAGGGCCTTTGA
- a CDS encoding peptidylprolyl isomerase yields MTIKVYFDITIDDVPAGRINFNLFDDVVPKTAENFRALSTGEKGYGFAGSSFHRVIPEFMLQGGDFTRGNGTGGKSIYGEKFPDENFTLKHDRPGLLSMANSGPNSNGSQFFITTVVTSWLDGKHVVFGEVADQDGLDLVKRIESLGSGNGATKAKITIAESGAV; encoded by the coding sequence ATGACGATCAAGGTGTACTTCGACATCACCATCGACGACGTGCCCGCAGGGCGCATCAACTTCAACCTCTTCGACGACGTGGTCCCCAAGACCGCGGAGAACTTCCGCGCACTGTCCACCGGCGAGAAGGGCTACGGCTTCGCCGGCTCCTCGTTCCACCGGGTCATCCCCGAGTTCATGCTGCAAGGCGGCGACTTCACCCGTGGGAACGGCACCGGTGGGAAGAGCATCTACGGTGAAAAGTTCCCAGACGAGAACTTCACTCTCAAGCACGACCGACCCGGCCTGCTGTCGATGGCCAACTCCGGGCCGAACTCCAACGGCTCCCAGTTCTTCATCACCACTGTCGTGACCTCGTGGTTGGACGGCAAGCACGTGGTCTTCGGCGAGGTCGCCGACCAGGACGGTCTTGACCTCGTCAAGAGGATCGAGTCCCTGGGCTCGGGCAACGGCGCCACCAAGGCCAAGATCACCATCGCCGAGAGCGGCGCGGTCTAA
- a CDS encoding RidA family protein: MISRDPQDVHAPVAEYTHQIEVSAPGRWLVLSGQIGMRQDSSVSPDPIEQIDVALENLRSNLDAAGMVVSDLVKVTFYLVGDMDPAARRATVAKFFGDHLPTTTLLYVSALAAPTLRVEIDAWAFQQTA, translated from the coding sequence ATGATCAGCCGCGACCCCCAGGACGTGCACGCTCCGGTGGCGGAGTACACCCATCAGATCGAAGTGAGCGCACCCGGCCGCTGGCTCGTGCTCTCGGGACAGATCGGCATGCGGCAGGACAGCAGTGTGTCACCGGATCCCATCGAACAGATCGACGTAGCCCTGGAGAACCTCCGGAGCAACCTCGACGCCGCCGGCATGGTGGTGAGTGACCTGGTGAAGGTGACCTTCTACCTGGTCGGCGACATGGACCCGGCGGCACGACGCGCCACCGTCGCCAAATTCTTCGGCGACCACCTGCCCACGACCACACTCCTCTACGTCAGCGCCCTGGCCGCCCCGACACTGCGTGTCGAGATCGATGCGTGGGCGTTCCAGCAGACGGCCTGA
- a CDS encoding class I SAM-dependent methyltransferase: MWATAVGVARVRALETERENALFRDPLAQAFATAGGLWPSSPPPDDEAARRRRLAVSFSIVIRTKFLDDLLQQASASGVRQVVLLGAGMDSRAFRMDWPEGTRLFEVDTAAPLDFKAAVLHKERAVARCERSTVAVDLRADWPGALAAAGHDPAAPTAWIAEGLLIYLPEDAVELLLARITAQSAAGSRMGLTLGSRGVIERFGADAVPGSAASMWVSEMPDDPVGWLAGHGWEADSHTLRERAAAYGRPISTPAQREERPGGLISAVRR, from the coding sequence GTGTGGGCCACGGCGGTGGGGGTGGCCAGAGTGCGGGCGCTGGAGACCGAGCGGGAGAACGCGCTGTTCCGCGACCCACTGGCACAGGCCTTCGCCACCGCCGGCGGCCTGTGGCCCTCCTCGCCGCCGCCCGATGACGAGGCCGCGCGACGGCGTCGGCTGGCCGTGTCGTTCTCCATCGTCATCAGGACGAAGTTCCTCGACGACCTGTTGCAGCAGGCCTCCGCGTCCGGGGTCCGGCAGGTCGTACTGCTCGGCGCCGGCATGGACAGCCGGGCCTTCCGGATGGACTGGCCCGAGGGCACCCGGCTGTTCGAGGTCGACACTGCCGCGCCACTGGACTTCAAGGCGGCGGTGCTGCACAAGGAACGGGCCGTCGCGCGCTGCGAGCGGAGCACCGTCGCAGTGGATCTGCGTGCGGACTGGCCAGGCGCGCTGGCTGCCGCAGGCCACGACCCGGCCGCGCCGACCGCGTGGATCGCCGAAGGGCTACTGATCTATCTGCCCGAGGATGCGGTGGAACTACTGCTGGCCCGGATCACCGCGCAGTCGGCGGCAGGCAGTCGGATGGGGCTGACGTTGGGCTCGCGCGGCGTGATCGAGCGCTTCGGCGCGGACGCCGTGCCAGGATCGGCGGCTTCCATGTGGGTCTCGGAGATGCCCGACGACCCGGTGGGCTGGCTGGCCGGGCACGGCTGGGAGGCCGACAGTCACACCCTGCGCGAGCGCGCCGCCGCCTATGGCCGCCCGATCAGCACCCCCGCGCAGCGCGAGGAGCGGCCCGGCGGACTGATCTCGGCGGTCCGCCGGTAG
- a CDS encoding SDR family oxidoreductase: MASKTWLITGTSTGFGRALTEELLARGDRVAATLRRPGALAEPAHRYGGQLWQAILDVSRPAEVRRVVDDAFAAFGTIDVVVSNAGYSLVGAAEEPSDEQVRRQLDTNVLGSMTLARAALPYLRGQGRGHLIQFSSVGGQSAFPFVGIYNATKWAMEGFYEALAREVEEFGITTTLVEPGGFRTDANTRSAEQAPVLPAYKKLREQVMKDFFPPQGDPAALARAVIATADSPRPPRRLLLGTDAYTAIHASLSARLLEVEAQRESAAATGSA, from the coding sequence ACCTCCACGGGCTTCGGCCGGGCACTGACGGAGGAGCTCCTCGCCCGTGGTGACCGTGTCGCCGCCACGTTGCGCCGCCCCGGGGCGCTGGCCGAACCGGCGCACCGGTACGGCGGCCAGCTCTGGCAGGCGATACTGGACGTCAGCCGGCCCGCCGAGGTGCGACGCGTCGTCGACGACGCGTTCGCCGCCTTCGGCACCATTGATGTCGTCGTCTCCAATGCCGGATACTCGCTGGTGGGCGCGGCCGAGGAACCGAGTGACGAGCAGGTGCGACGCCAGCTGGACACGAACGTACTCGGCTCGATGACCCTGGCGCGGGCAGCGCTGCCGTACCTGCGCGGCCAGGGCCGCGGCCACCTGATCCAGTTCTCCAGCGTCGGCGGACAGTCCGCCTTTCCGTTCGTGGGGATCTACAACGCCACGAAGTGGGCCATGGAGGGCTTCTACGAGGCACTGGCCCGGGAGGTCGAGGAGTTCGGCATCACCACCACTCTGGTGGAGCCCGGCGGGTTCCGCACCGACGCGAACACGCGCAGCGCCGAGCAGGCACCCGTTCTGCCCGCCTACAAGAAACTGCGCGAACAGGTGATGAAGGACTTCTTCCCGCCCCAGGGCGATCCGGCCGCTCTCGCCCGGGCCGTCATCGCCACCGCCGACAGCCCGCGGCCGCCCCGCCGGCTACTCCTCGGCACCGACGCCTACACAGCCATTCACGCGTCCCTGTCCGCACGGCTCTTGGAGGTCGAGGCGCAGCGCGAGAGCGCGGCGGCGACAGGTTCCGCCTGA
- a CDS encoding MFS transporter has protein sequence MPYSGTRAGYWTAGAVVAIALWTSACPTMTYPLYQGDWHVSTTTITWIFAAYPIALIPVLVIFGNLSDHIGRRASMLLGLAGELVGVLLFAAADGVPMLLAGRAFMGLGVGLSIGSASVAMVEFSKPGRAKRAGAVSTAISALGIALAMTVGGALTQYAPFPLRLNFLVLAAVIAAVAFFVARMPHHTRGAMTGKWRMRPLHIPRHSMHVFVAGSIAFASSFLLGAIVLPLGAKIANQLAGSTNALVTGALLSVFAVCITFFALAARRMDVWLVVVVGAAGAIVAVWLFVLTGAVHSLALFFLASAVAGAAYALNFAGGLTVFNRYSAPQHHASMVSGGYLVGYLAQGVGAPALGAVVTAHGLMSGLLTGATAFSVFFAVVIVGGIAVLVPLHRAAQHGAAAEPAPPEQEPAPAALGNRTHSTPAQEHQEVPKP, from the coding sequence TTGCCGTACTCAGGAACACGCGCCGGCTACTGGACGGCAGGCGCCGTCGTCGCCATCGCCCTGTGGACCAGCGCGTGCCCCACCATGACGTACCCGCTCTACCAAGGCGACTGGCACGTCTCGACCACGACGATCACCTGGATCTTCGCGGCCTATCCCATCGCGCTCATCCCCGTGCTCGTCATCTTCGGCAATCTCTCGGACCACATCGGGCGACGGGCCTCGATGCTGCTCGGACTGGCGGGCGAACTCGTCGGCGTTCTGCTCTTCGCAGCCGCCGACGGCGTCCCGATGCTGTTGGCCGGGCGGGCCTTCATGGGCCTCGGCGTCGGCCTGTCCATCGGATCCGCGAGCGTCGCGATGGTCGAGTTCAGCAAGCCGGGCCGGGCGAAGCGAGCGGGTGCGGTGAGCACCGCGATCTCGGCGCTGGGCATAGCGCTCGCCATGACCGTGGGGGGCGCGCTCACGCAGTACGCGCCCTTCCCGCTACGCCTGAACTTCCTGGTCCTGGCCGCGGTGATAGCTGCAGTCGCCTTCTTCGTCGCCAGGATGCCGCACCACACCCGGGGGGCGATGACGGGGAAGTGGCGGATGCGTCCCCTCCACATACCGCGCCACAGCATGCACGTCTTCGTCGCGGGTTCGATCGCTTTCGCCTCTTCGTTTCTGCTCGGCGCGATTGTCCTGCCGCTCGGTGCCAAGATCGCCAACCAGCTGGCCGGCTCGACCAACGCGCTCGTGACCGGCGCTCTGCTGTCCGTCTTCGCCGTGTGCATCACATTCTTCGCCCTGGCCGCCCGGCGCATGGACGTCTGGCTGGTGGTGGTCGTCGGAGCGGCCGGGGCGATCGTCGCGGTCTGGCTGTTCGTACTCACCGGGGCTGTGCACTCGCTCGCGCTGTTCTTCCTCGCCTCAGCCGTCGCCGGTGCGGCCTACGCCTTGAACTTCGCCGGCGGACTGACCGTGTTCAACCGCTACTCCGCACCGCAGCACCACGCGAGCATGGTCTCAGGCGGCTACCTCGTCGGTTACCTCGCCCAAGGCGTCGGGGCGCCCGCCCTCGGCGCCGTCGTCACGGCCCACGGGCTGATGTCCGGCCTGCTGACGGGAGCCACGGCGTTCAGTGTTTTCTTCGCCGTTGTCATCGTCGGCGGGATCGCCGTTCTCGTCCCGCTCCACCGTGCGGCACAGCACGGCGCGGCCGCCGAACCGGCGCCGCCCGAGCAGGAGCCGGCGCCTGCGGCCCTCGGAAACCGCACCCACAGCACACCGGCACAGGAACACCAAGAGGTCCCCAAGCCCTGA
- a CDS encoding DUF6243 family protein: MTVSKNINNPVGMGGGQRKKLSRTERQNNGPHRNLDRQGAADQKAELVRKMREKAGSVEDAGQAGDDTAQS; encoded by the coding sequence GTGACCGTGAGCAAGAACATCAACAACCCCGTGGGCATGGGCGGCGGCCAGCGCAAGAAGCTGTCCCGCACCGAACGGCAGAACAACGGTCCGCACCGCAACCTCGACCGCCAGGGCGCGGCCGACCAGAAGGCGGAGCTGGTGCGCAAGATGCGCGAGAAGGCGGGCTCAGTTGAGGACGCCGGGCAGGCGGGCGACGACACCGCACAGAGCTGA
- a CDS encoding DUF5133 domain-containing protein has protein sequence MAPPAQDRPAPAGRRPGRSVPARAWHHHPRKLPRHRARHPRRAPRQRVAVAVRVPGATRTGNTESRQRLEDHTDTLCVSTGTRDVMNVALQVARQRFAEGRATTRNAVAA, from the coding sequence CTGGCGCCACCCGCACAGGACCGCCCAGCCCCGGCTGGGCGCCGGCCGGGGCGGTCTGTTCCGGCCCGCGCCTGGCACCACCACCCGCGTAAGCTACCGCGGCACAGGGCCAGGCACCCGCGACGCGCCCCGCGCCAGCGGGTCGCCGTTGCTGTCCGTGTCCCCGGCGCCACGCGGACGGGGAACACCGAGTCCCGGCAGCGCCTCGAAGACCACACCGACACGCTGTGCGTGTCCACCGGCACTCGCGACGTGATGAACGTCGCACTGCAAGTCGCCCGGCAACGCTTCGCCGAAGGCCGAGCCACCACCCGCAACGCTGTCGCTGCCTGA